In the Variovorax sp. S12S4 genome, one interval contains:
- the otnI gene encoding 2-oxo-tetronate isomerase, producing the protein MPQFAANLSMLYPELDFLDRFEAASKDGFKAVEYLFPYAFDRNEIAARLKHNGLQQVLFNGPPGNWDGGERGLACLPGRDAEFREGMAKAIDYAAALGCPRIHIMAGLVPEGLEREAVQPVYVDNLRWAAAEAAKAGRDVLIEPINTRDIPRFFLNRQDHAHEIVDMVGAPNLKVQMDLYHCQIVEGDVAMKIRKYLPTGRVGHIQIAGVPERHEPDIGEQNYPYLFDLIDEVSAQCGWQGWIGCEYRPSRGMEPGGTSAGLGWLRALQQRT; encoded by the coding sequence ATGCCTCAATTTGCCGCCAACCTCTCGATGCTCTATCCGGAGCTCGACTTTCTTGACCGCTTCGAAGCCGCCTCGAAAGATGGCTTCAAGGCCGTCGAATATCTGTTCCCTTATGCCTTCGACCGCAACGAGATTGCTGCGCGCCTGAAGCACAACGGCTTGCAGCAGGTGCTCTTCAACGGCCCTCCGGGCAACTGGGACGGCGGCGAGCGGGGCCTTGCCTGCCTGCCGGGCCGCGACGCCGAGTTTCGCGAAGGCATGGCCAAGGCCATCGACTACGCCGCGGCTCTCGGCTGCCCGCGCATCCACATCATGGCGGGCCTGGTGCCTGAAGGCCTGGAGCGCGAGGCCGTGCAGCCCGTGTACGTGGACAACCTGCGCTGGGCCGCCGCCGAGGCCGCCAAGGCCGGCCGCGACGTGCTGATCGAGCCGATCAACACGCGCGACATTCCGCGCTTCTTTCTGAACCGACAAGACCACGCGCACGAAATCGTCGACATGGTGGGCGCGCCCAACCTCAAGGTGCAGATGGACCTGTACCACTGCCAGATCGTCGAGGGCGACGTGGCCATGAAGATCCGAAAGTACCTGCCGACCGGCCGCGTGGGCCACATCCAGATTGCCGGCGTTCCAGAGCGCCACGAGCCCGACATCGGCGAGCAGAACTATCCATACCTGTTCGACCTGATCGACGAAGTCTCGGCGCAGTGCGGCTGGCAGGGCTGGATCGGCTGCGAATACCGGCCCAGCCGCGGCATGGAACCCGGCGGCACTTCGGCCGGCCTGGGCTGGCTGCGGGCATTGCAACAGCGCACATGA
- a CDS encoding class II aldolase/adducin family protein, which yields MKETEAREEICRVGRSLFERGYVHATAGNISVRLDDGFLITPTDACLGFLDPARLAKLDTQGNQTAGDRASKTIALHTRIYAAARKFDAGTACVIHTHSTHCVALTLGTQGDELLPALTPYFVMKVGHVPLIPYHRPGAPEAAELVAQAIERHGAAGTPIRAVMLERLGPNVWHETPGAAMAVLEELEETAKLHLLTGMAKPQPLSDEQIDELRRTFGARW from the coding sequence ATGAAAGAAACCGAAGCCCGCGAAGAAATCTGCCGCGTAGGCCGCAGTCTTTTCGAACGCGGCTATGTGCATGCGACGGCAGGCAACATCAGCGTGCGGCTCGACGACGGTTTTCTCATTACGCCAACCGATGCCTGCCTCGGCTTCCTCGACCCCGCGCGCTTGGCCAAGCTCGACACTCAGGGCAACCAGACCGCCGGCGACCGAGCCAGTAAGACCATCGCCCTGCACACCCGCATCTATGCGGCGGCGCGCAAATTTGATGCAGGCACGGCCTGCGTGATTCACACGCACAGCACGCACTGCGTTGCACTCACGCTTGGCACGCAAGGCGACGAACTCCTGCCCGCCCTCACGCCATATTTTGTGATGAAGGTCGGCCACGTGCCGCTCATTCCTTATCACCGCCCCGGCGCGCCCGAAGCGGCCGAGCTGGTGGCGCAAGCCATCGAGCGCCACGGTGCCGCCGGCACGCCGATTCGCGCCGTGATGCTCGAACGCCTCGGCCCCAATGTGTGGCACGAGACACCGGGCGCGGCGATGGCCGTGCTCGAGGAACTCGAAGAAACCGCAAAGCTCCATCTGCTCACCGGCATGGCCAAACCCCAGCCGTTGAGCGATGAACAGATCGACGAACTGCGCCGCACTTTCGGCGCGCGCTGGTAA
- the otnK gene encoding 3-oxo-tetronate kinase translates to MPKLLLGCIADDFTGATDLANNLVRAGMRVVQAIGVPATPLDAEVDAVVVALKSRTIAPAEAIEQSLAALRWLQAQGAQQIYFKYCSTFDSTPQGNIGPVTEALMDALQCDFTIATPAFPDNKRTVFKGYLFAGDVLLNESGMQNHPLTPMTDPNLVRVLQAQCKRKVGLVDHAVVARGAAAITERIEQLKGEGVSIAIVDAVSNDDLLRLGPAIAKMPLVTAGSGVAIGLPANFGLAPSSQASALPAAGGLRAVVSGSCSLATNRQVLDFIQRGGAALAIDPLRIAAGVDVAAETLAWATPLVDKQAVLVYSTAEAGAVKSVQGRLGVEEAGAMVERTIAAIAHGLVERGVRQLVVAGGETSGACVQALGIAQMQIGPQIDPGVPWCHARTDVAEGTSVHIALKSGNFGGDDFFTKAFTVLG, encoded by the coding sequence ATGCCCAAGCTGCTGCTCGGCTGCATTGCCGACGACTTCACAGGCGCCACCGACCTGGCCAACAACCTCGTGCGCGCCGGCATGCGCGTGGTGCAGGCCATCGGCGTGCCGGCCACGCCGCTCGATGCGGAAGTCGATGCGGTGGTGGTCGCGCTCAAGTCGCGCACCATCGCCCCGGCGGAAGCCATCGAGCAGTCGCTTGCCGCGCTGCGCTGGCTGCAGGCGCAGGGCGCGCAGCAGATCTACTTCAAGTACTGCTCCACCTTCGACAGCACGCCGCAGGGCAACATCGGCCCGGTGACCGAAGCGCTCATGGACGCGCTGCAATGCGACTTCACCATTGCCACGCCAGCCTTCCCCGACAACAAGCGAACCGTGTTCAAGGGCTACCTGTTCGCGGGCGACGTGCTGCTCAACGAGAGCGGCATGCAGAACCATCCGCTCACGCCCATGACAGACCCGAACCTCGTGCGCGTGCTGCAGGCGCAGTGCAAGCGCAAGGTAGGGCTCGTGGACCATGCGGTAGTCGCGCGAGGTGCGGCGGCCATTACAGAGCGCATCGAACAGCTGAAAGGCGAGGGCGTGTCGATCGCCATCGTCGACGCGGTGTCGAACGACGACCTGCTGCGACTCGGCCCGGCCATTGCGAAGATGCCGCTGGTCACCGCCGGCTCGGGCGTGGCCATCGGCTTGCCTGCCAATTTCGGCCTCGCACCGTCGTCGCAAGCCAGCGCGCTGCCAGCCGCGGGCGGATTGCGTGCCGTAGTGTCAGGCAGTTGCTCATTGGCCACCAACCGCCAGGTGCTCGACTTCATCCAGCGTGGCGGCGCGGCACTGGCCATCGATCCGCTGCGCATTGCCGCAGGCGTCGATGTGGCGGCCGAAACCCTGGCGTGGGCGACACCGCTCGTCGACAAGCAAGCAGTGCTGGTCTATTCCACAGCCGAGGCGGGCGCCGTCAAGTCGGTGCAGGGTCGGCTCGGCGTCGAAGAGGCCGGTGCCATGGTCGAGCGCACCATCGCAGCCATCGCGCACGGCCTCGTCGAACGCGGCGTGCGCCAACTAGTGGTGGCGGGCGGGGAAACCTCCGGCGCATGCGTGCAGGCACTGGGTATTGCGCAAATGCAGATCGGTCCGCAGATCGATCCCGGCGTGCCGTGGTGCCACGCGCGTACTGATGTTGCGGAAGGCACGTCGGTGCACATTGCGCTCAAGTCTGGCAACTTTGGGGGGGATGATTTTTTCACCAAGGCATTTACAGTGCTGGGATGA
- the denD gene encoding D-erythronate dehydrogenase yields the protein MNILITGGCGFVGARLARTLLAGGPLALAGGVVQPVARITLADRVPPPADLQADGRVHFVQGDLYEQAVSGVLPLADTHAVFHLAAAVSGECEADFDLGMRSNLDTTRALLEACRRAGHAPVFVFSSSVAVFGDSPEQRLPEVIEDTTLPTPQNSYGIQKFIGEQLVADFTRKGFVQGRNVRLMTVSVRPGRPNGAASSFLSGMLREPLAGERARCPVAPETAVALASPGNTVAGIIRAATASAAEWGARTAINLPALTTTVREMAEALERIAGKEATSLIDWEPDANIAKIVTSWPSRIHAARAEALGLKADASFDAILRDYVRENPQAVKLAVAAKD from the coding sequence ATGAATATTCTCATCACCGGAGGTTGCGGTTTTGTGGGTGCGCGGCTCGCGCGCACGCTGCTCGCGGGTGGCCCGCTGGCGCTGGCCGGCGGCGTGGTCCAGCCCGTCGCACGCATCACGCTGGCCGACCGCGTGCCGCCGCCCGCAGACCTGCAAGCCGATGGCCGCGTGCACTTTGTGCAAGGCGACCTGTACGAGCAGGCCGTGAGCGGCGTGCTGCCGCTGGCCGACACGCATGCCGTGTTCCACCTTGCCGCCGCCGTAAGCGGCGAATGCGAGGCCGACTTCGACCTGGGCATGCGCAGCAACCTGGACACCACGCGCGCGCTGCTCGAAGCCTGCCGCCGCGCGGGCCACGCGCCGGTGTTCGTGTTCTCCAGCTCGGTCGCGGTCTTCGGCGATTCGCCCGAGCAGCGCCTGCCCGAGGTGATCGAAGACACCACGCTGCCGACACCGCAGAACAGCTACGGCATCCAGAAGTTCATCGGCGAGCAGCTCGTGGCCGACTTCACGCGCAAGGGCTTCGTGCAGGGCCGCAACGTGCGGCTCATGACGGTGTCGGTGCGGCCGGGCCGACCCAACGGCGCGGCCTCCAGCTTCCTGAGCGGCATGCTGCGCGAGCCGCTGGCCGGCGAACGCGCGCGCTGCCCGGTGGCGCCCGAGACCGCAGTCGCTCTCGCATCGCCCGGCAACACCGTCGCTGGCATCATCCGCGCGGCCACGGCCAGCGCCGCTGAGTGGGGTGCGCGCACCGCGATCAACCTGCCCGCGTTGACGACCACCGTGCGCGAAATGGCGGAAGCGCTCGAGCGCATCGCCGGCAAAGAAGCAACGTCGCTGATCGACTGGGAGCCCGATGCGAACATCGCCAAGATCGTGACCAGCTGGCCCAGCCGCATTCACGCAGCGCGCGCCGAGGCGCTGGGCCTGAAGGCGGATGCGAGTTTTGACGCCATCTTGCGTGACTATGTGCGCGAGAACCCGCAGGCCGTAAAGCTGGCCGTGGCCGCAAAGGACTGA
- the ltnD gene encoding L-threonate dehydrogenase, with protein sequence MTSNTNNTPVVGLVGLGAMGSGMAQSLRRAGYEPHVFDVRLDVAHAFARDGGVACDTLAALGAQCDIVVSVVVNAAQTESVLFGDGTTPGCAASMKPGSLFVMCSTVDPNWSVALESRLAAQGILYLDAPISGGAAKAASGQMTMMTAGTPAAYEKAGAVLDAMAAKVYRLGDRAGAGSKVKVINQLLAGVHIAAAAEAMALGLREGVDPAALYEVITHSAGNSWMFENRMAHVLAGDYTPLSAVDIFVKDLGLVLDVARASKFPLPLSSTAHQMFMQASTAGFAREDDSAVIKIFPGIELPAADKKA encoded by the coding sequence ATGACTTCAAACACCAACAACACACCGGTCGTCGGCCTCGTGGGCCTTGGCGCCATGGGCAGCGGCATGGCGCAATCGCTGCGCCGCGCGGGCTACGAGCCGCACGTTTTCGACGTGCGCCTGGACGTGGCCCACGCCTTTGCGCGCGACGGCGGCGTGGCCTGCGACACGCTGGCCGCGCTTGGCGCGCAGTGCGACATCGTGGTTTCCGTGGTCGTCAATGCGGCGCAGACCGAGTCGGTGCTGTTTGGCGACGGCACCACGCCCGGCTGCGCGGCGTCGATGAAGCCCGGCAGCCTGTTCGTGATGTGCTCCACGGTCGATCCGAACTGGTCGGTCGCGCTCGAGTCGCGCCTGGCCGCGCAGGGCATCCTGTACCTCGACGCGCCGATTTCCGGTGGCGCCGCCAAGGCCGCGAGCGGCCAGATGACGATGATGACGGCCGGCACGCCCGCGGCCTATGAAAAGGCCGGCGCGGTGCTCGACGCCATGGCGGCCAAGGTTTATCGTCTTGGAGACCGCGCGGGTGCGGGCAGCAAGGTCAAGGTCATCAACCAGTTGCTGGCCGGCGTGCACATTGCCGCAGCGGCCGAGGCCATGGCGCTGGGCCTGCGCGAAGGCGTGGACCCGGCCGCGCTGTACGAGGTGATCACGCACAGCGCGGGCAACAGCTGGATGTTCGAGAACCGCATGGCGCACGTGCTCGCAGGCGACTACACACCGCTCTCGGCCGTCGACATCTTCGTGAAGGATCTGGGCCTGGTGCTCGACGTGGCGCGTGCCAGCAAGTTTCCGTTGCCGCTCTCGTCCACCGCGCACCAGATGTTCATGCAGGCGTCTACCGCGGGTTTTGCGCGCGAGGACGACAGCGCGGTCATCAAGATATTTCCCGGCATCGAACTGCCGGCTGCCGACAAGAAAGCCTGA
- a CDS encoding MFS transporter, with product MTSTLHAPLAATADTPADVALEKRAYTKVFWRLVPFLMLCYVVAYLDRVNVGFAKLQMGQDLGFSETVFGLGAGIFFLGYFLFEVPSNLLLNRVGARIWIARIMITWGVLSACFVFVETPTSFYILRFLLGVAEAGFYPGVILYLTHWYPAHRRARIIAVFMSAIPVAGIFGNPLSGWIMDAFHGVSSMEGWQWMFIIEAIPAVIVGVMVLVYLDNGIQQARWLDPEEKRLLQREVERDQAHGAKGPHSVGAMFRDARVWWMALIYFAFVMGQYALTFWLPTLVKATGVKGNLHIGLLSAIPFICAIVAMNLFGRSADRRQERRWHLIVPALMGAIGFTVAASYTQNTVLSLAFLSLAAAGVLTCAPLFWSLPTAFLSGTAAAAGIAVINSVGNLAGFVSPYLIGYLKDLTGSTQIGMYVLAAALVLGAIGVWLTPKQLVNR from the coding sequence ATGACTTCAACACTCCACGCGCCGCTGGCTGCCACTGCGGACACGCCGGCCGATGTCGCGCTCGAGAAGCGTGCCTACACCAAGGTGTTCTGGCGCCTCGTTCCCTTTCTGATGCTCTGCTATGTGGTCGCGTATCTCGACCGCGTGAACGTGGGCTTTGCCAAGCTTCAGATGGGGCAAGACCTGGGCTTCAGCGAAACCGTGTTCGGCCTGGGAGCCGGCATCTTCTTTCTGGGCTACTTCCTGTTCGAGGTGCCGAGCAACCTGCTGCTCAACCGCGTGGGCGCGCGAATCTGGATTGCGCGAATCATGATCACCTGGGGCGTGCTTTCGGCGTGCTTCGTGTTTGTGGAAACGCCGACCAGCTTCTACATCCTGCGTTTCCTGCTCGGCGTGGCGGAGGCGGGCTTCTACCCCGGCGTGATCCTGTACCTCACCCATTGGTACCCGGCGCATCGGCGCGCGCGCATCATCGCGGTCTTCATGTCGGCCATTCCGGTGGCGGGCATCTTCGGCAATCCTCTCTCGGGCTGGATCATGGATGCGTTCCACGGTGTGTCCTCGATGGAAGGCTGGCAATGGATGTTCATCATCGAAGCGATTCCGGCCGTGATCGTCGGCGTGATGGTGCTGGTCTACCTGGACAACGGCATCCAGCAGGCGCGCTGGCTCGACCCCGAAGAAAAGCGCCTGCTGCAGCGCGAGGTCGAACGCGACCAGGCGCACGGCGCCAAAGGGCCGCACTCGGTGGGCGCCATGTTCCGCGATGCGCGCGTGTGGTGGATGGCGCTGATCTACTTCGCCTTCGTCATGGGGCAATACGCGCTCACCTTCTGGCTGCCCACGCTGGTCAAGGCCACGGGCGTCAAGGGCAACCTGCACATCGGCCTGTTGAGCGCCATTCCGTTCATCTGTGCCATCGTCGCGATGAACCTTTTCGGCCGCAGCGCCGACCGCCGGCAGGAGCGCCGCTGGCACCTGATCGTGCCCGCGCTGATGGGCGCCATCGGCTTCACGGTGGCGGCCTCGTACACGCAGAATACGGTCCTGTCGCTCGCATTCCTCTCGCTTGCCGCAGCTGGCGTGCTCACCTGCGCGCCGCTGTTCTGGTCGCTGCCCACCGCCTTTCTTTCGGGCACCGCGGCGGCGGCGGGCATTGCGGTCATCAATTCGGTGGGCAACCTTGCGGGCTTCGTGAGCCCCTATCTCATCGGCTACCTCAAAGACCTCACCGGCAGCACGCAGATCGGCATGTACGTGCTGGCCGCTGCGCTGGTGCTTGGGGCCATCGGCGTGTGGCTCACGCCCAAGCAACTCGTGAATCGCTGA
- a CDS encoding FadR/GntR family transcriptional regulator → MTARFQSVAPTVRLADQVADALAAEVRSGRLSAGDRLPTEAALAEQFGVSRTVVREAVSRLKSLGLLDSRQGSGVYVRAAGVEPLRFEMPHVASREAVIQMVELRRALEAEVAALAAERRTPEDVERIREAIEALHAAVAAGRNGADEDVRFHRAIAEAARNPFLIGTLQYLRQFLHGATRVTRANEARRADFAREVAQEHARIVEAIEAGDPLRAREAAKSHMDNAIRRIEQADPAFWQQEGAQLARPLVEGWPAGH, encoded by the coding sequence ATGACCGCACGATTTCAATCCGTCGCTCCCACAGTCCGCCTCGCCGACCAGGTGGCCGATGCGTTGGCGGCCGAGGTGCGCAGCGGGCGCTTGTCGGCAGGCGACCGTCTGCCGACCGAGGCTGCGCTGGCCGAGCAGTTCGGCGTGAGCCGCACGGTGGTGCGCGAGGCGGTTTCGCGGCTCAAGTCGCTGGGGCTGCTCGATTCGCGGCAGGGCAGCGGCGTGTATGTGCGCGCGGCAGGCGTGGAGCCGCTGCGCTTCGAGATGCCGCATGTGGCTTCGCGTGAAGCGGTGATCCAGATGGTCGAACTGCGCCGTGCGCTCGAGGCCGAAGTGGCCGCGCTCGCCGCCGAACGGCGCACGCCTGAAGACGTAGAGCGCATCCGTGAAGCCATCGAGGCGCTGCACGCCGCAGTGGCGGCGGGGCGCAACGGCGCCGACGAAGACGTGCGGTTTCATCGCGCCATTGCCGAGGCGGCGCGCAACCCCTTCTTGATCGGCACGCTGCAGTACCTGCGGCAGTTTCTTCATGGCGCCACGCGTGTCACGCGCGCCAACGAGGCGCGCCGGGCCGACTTTGCGCGCGAGGTGGCGCAGGAGCATGCGCGGATCGTCGAGGCCATCGAGGCGGGGGACCCGCTGCGCGCGCGAGAAGCCGCCAAGTCCCACATGGACAACGCCATTCGCCGCATCGAGCAGGCCGACCCTGCCTTCTGGCAGCAGGAGGGCGCGCAACTCGCCCGGCCGCTGGTCGAAGGCTGGCCGGCGGGCCATTAG